A single window of Pyxidicoccus xibeiensis DNA harbors:
- a CDS encoding Mpo1 family 2-hydroxy fatty acid dioxygenase, whose translation MLKPKVVALFDEYYSSHQHPTNRLTHKIAIPLIVLHIVAMLDWVKLATVPALPGGVLTLSMVAMVTTAIWYLRADVKLGSVVMVYMIACIPVGRLMPVWSVVAIAVFGWLVQLAGHSVWEKKSPSFLTNLVHALVGPLFFVAVLFGDYSLKAQQPAGTPVRA comes from the coding sequence ATGCTCAAGCCCAAGGTGGTCGCCCTGTTCGATGAGTACTACTCCTCTCACCAGCACCCCACCAACCGCCTCACGCACAAGATTGCGATTCCCCTCATCGTGCTGCACATCGTCGCGATGCTGGACTGGGTGAAGCTGGCGACGGTGCCGGCGCTGCCGGGAGGCGTCCTCACGCTGAGCATGGTGGCGATGGTGACGACGGCCATCTGGTACCTGCGCGCCGACGTGAAGCTGGGCTCGGTGGTGATGGTGTACATGATTGCCTGCATCCCCGTGGGCCGGCTGATGCCCGTGTGGAGCGTGGTGGCCATCGCCGTGTTCGGCTGGCTGGTGCAGCTCGCCGGCCACAGCGTCTGGGAGAAGAAGTCCCCCTCGTTCCTGACCAACCTCGTCCACGCGCTGGTGGGGCCGCTCTTCTTCGTCGCGGTGCTCTTCGGGGACTACTCCCTCAAGGCCCAGCAGCCCGCCGGCACCCCGGTCCGCGCCTAG
- a CDS encoding Mpo1-like protein — protein sequence MSFADKLRAWMPLHENGVSRAVHFVGAYMFLFALLVPLSRVHLPVAGLELTAAHTLVVAVVLYAITLEWTAGLLMALPLAPLLAAATSVGTLPGVTVAIVAVGVMVVRFALVIAAHVVFEKKTHGLSLGGPQLFFIEPVYLLTLALFAVGLKRGLYARVMAGGAPVAPLAT from the coding sequence ATGAGCTTCGCCGACAAGCTGCGCGCCTGGATGCCCCTGCACGAGAACGGCGTCAGCCGCGCCGTGCACTTCGTGGGCGCGTACATGTTCCTCTTCGCCCTGCTGGTGCCCCTGAGCCGGGTGCACCTGCCGGTGGCCGGCCTGGAGCTCACGGCGGCGCACACCCTGGTCGTGGCAGTCGTCCTCTACGCCATCACCCTGGAGTGGACGGCGGGGCTGCTGATGGCCCTGCCCCTGGCGCCCCTGCTCGCGGCGGCCACCTCCGTGGGCACCCTGCCCGGCGTCACCGTGGCCATCGTGGCCGTGGGCGTCATGGTGGTGCGCTTCGCGCTCGTCATCGCCGCGCACGTCGTCTTCGAGAAGAAGACCCACGGCCTGTCGCTGGGCGGGCCGCAGCTCTTCTTCATCGAGCCCGTGTACCTGCTCACGCTCGCCCTGTTCGCGGTGGGCCTGAAGCGCGGCCTGTACGCCCGGGTGATGGCGGGCGGCGCGCCCGTGGCCCCGCTGGCGACGTGA
- a CDS encoding adenylate/guanylate cyclase domain-containing protein: MRRRDKGRQHGRDTTVARFAQRRANEVLVMAESSLKGERRVAIIRIVLVVLLTLSQMVIAQFFGDERPPFDLLRGFIIAAYASFAVGALIVLRFQQPHARRAKWLPLPTTVADTGFFALMAWHTFSRTKQFDPGMLAASLGMVLAFSVARYSWLHVVLSTTLSSIAYLTLSVMTGHFSPMRGSFVVFCFVALGGLIVLTNAEVGGMFLILRRRDGLSRFLPKQVVERVMRLGDESLQPVQREVTILFSDIRDFTALSETLQPRQVLELLDEYFGHMGHIVMAHDGVVNKFLGDGMLACWGVPDHRADHAELAMRAALDMRAKLEEINAHREQQGQPRLRIGIGLHTGVVAAGMLGGVEQYEYTVIGDAVNLASRVEGLTKVHGVDILVSESTWKKGGGRFSGECLGQTNVRGRREAVVVYTLEARLPASEALPVLAAASGT; encoded by the coding sequence ATGCGCCGACGCGACAAGGGCCGCCAGCACGGCCGCGACACCACCGTGGCCCGCTTCGCGCAGCGCCGCGCCAACGAGGTGCTGGTGATGGCGGAGAGCTCGCTGAAGGGCGAGCGCCGCGTGGCCATCATCCGCATCGTGCTGGTCGTGCTGCTGACGCTCAGCCAGATGGTCATCGCGCAGTTCTTCGGTGACGAGCGGCCGCCGTTCGACCTGCTGCGCGGCTTCATCATCGCGGCCTACGCGTCGTTCGCCGTGGGGGCCCTCATCGTGCTGCGCTTCCAGCAGCCGCACGCGCGCCGGGCCAAGTGGCTGCCGCTGCCCACGACGGTGGCGGACACCGGCTTCTTCGCGTTGATGGCGTGGCACACCTTCTCGCGCACGAAGCAGTTCGACCCCGGGATGCTGGCCGCCAGCCTGGGCATGGTGCTGGCCTTCTCGGTGGCCCGCTACTCGTGGCTGCACGTGGTGCTGTCCACGACGCTGTCGTCCATCGCGTACCTGACGCTCTCGGTGATGACGGGGCACTTCTCCCCGATGCGCGGCAGCTTCGTCGTCTTCTGCTTCGTGGCCCTGGGCGGGCTCATCGTCCTGACGAACGCGGAGGTGGGGGGCATGTTCCTCATCCTGCGCCGCCGCGATGGTCTCTCGCGCTTCCTGCCGAAGCAGGTGGTGGAGCGGGTCATGCGACTGGGGGACGAGTCGCTCCAGCCGGTGCAGCGCGAGGTGACCATCCTCTTCAGCGACATCCGTGACTTCACCGCGCTGAGCGAGACGCTGCAGCCGCGCCAGGTGCTGGAGCTGCTGGACGAGTACTTCGGGCACATGGGCCACATCGTCATGGCGCACGACGGCGTCGTGAACAAGTTCTTGGGGGATGGGATGCTCGCGTGCTGGGGCGTGCCGGACCACCGCGCCGACCATGCGGAGCTGGCCATGCGGGCAGCGCTGGACATGCGCGCCAAGCTGGAGGAAATCAACGCGCACCGGGAGCAGCAGGGCCAGCCGCGGCTGCGCATCGGCATCGGCCTGCACACCGGCGTGGTGGCGGCGGGCATGCTCGGAGGCGTCGAGCAGTACGAGTACACCGTCATCGGCGACGCGGTGAACCTGGCCTCGCGCGTGGAGGGGCTCACCAAGGTCCACGGCGTGGACATCCTGGTGAGCGAGAGCACCTGGAAGAAGGGCGGCGGCCGCTTCTCCGGCGAGTGCCTGGGGCAGACGAACGTGAGGGGCCGGCGCGAGGCGGTGGTCGTCTACACGCTCGAGGCGCGGCTCCCCGCGAGCGAGGCGCTCCCCGTCCTGGCCGCGGCGAGCGGGACGTAG
- a CDS encoding asparaginase produces the protein MSTLTIETTRSGLVESVHAVSVAVVDSEGALVASAGDPQRFTFWRSAAKPFQAMSLVRDGAAERYGFGSRELALACGSHSSEPMHRALAASMLRACGCEEHQLACGPHPPLSQAVADEALRAGVVITPRWSNCSGKHAGMLALARHHGWNTAGYERAGHPVQERALDEVLRWTGEPRDAVRLGVDGCTAVCFALSVRAMATAYARFGTSTEAAARTLREAMLAHPELVAGTGRPCTDVMSAARGAVVAKVGAEGIYCAALPGLGLGVALKVEDGDMRCSPPALLSVLRQVGERRGLGLGGVADLRQHSEPVLRTTRGEPVGALRATGALRFH, from the coding sequence ATGTCCACGCTCACCATCGAGACCACCCGCTCGGGCCTCGTCGAGTCCGTCCACGCCGTCTCCGTCGCGGTGGTGGACTCGGAGGGCGCGCTCGTCGCGTCGGCCGGGGACCCCCAGCGCTTCACGTTCTGGCGCTCCGCGGCCAAGCCCTTCCAGGCCATGTCGCTGGTGCGCGACGGCGCGGCGGAGCGCTACGGCTTCGGCTCGCGCGAGCTGGCCCTGGCGTGCGGCTCGCACTCCAGCGAGCCCATGCACCGCGCGCTGGCCGCGTCCATGCTGCGCGCGTGCGGCTGCGAGGAGCACCAGCTGGCCTGCGGGCCGCACCCGCCGCTGTCGCAGGCGGTGGCGGACGAGGCGCTGCGCGCGGGCGTCGTCATCACCCCGCGCTGGAGCAACTGCTCGGGCAAGCACGCCGGCATGCTCGCGCTGGCGCGCCACCACGGCTGGAACACCGCGGGCTACGAGCGCGCCGGCCACCCCGTGCAGGAGCGCGCGCTGGACGAGGTGCTGCGCTGGACGGGCGAGCCGCGCGACGCGGTGCGCCTGGGCGTGGACGGGTGCACGGCGGTGTGCTTCGCGCTGTCCGTGCGCGCCATGGCCACCGCGTATGCGCGCTTCGGGACGTCGACGGAGGCGGCGGCGCGCACGCTGCGCGAGGCCATGCTGGCGCACCCGGAGCTGGTGGCGGGCACCGGCCGGCCGTGCACGGACGTCATGTCGGCGGCGCGCGGCGCGGTGGTGGCCAAGGTGGGTGCGGAGGGCATCTACTGCGCGGCCCTGCCCGGGCTGGGGCTGGGGGTGGCGCTGAAGGTGGAGGACGGGGACATGCGCTGCTCGCCCCCGGCGCTGCTCTCGGTCCTCCGGCAGGTGGGCGAGCGGCGGGGGCTCGGGTTGGGAGGCGTGGCGGACTTGAGGCAGCATTCGGAGCCGGTGCTGCGCACCACCCGTGGTGAGCCGGTGGGCGCGCTGCGAGCCACCGGCGCGCTGCGCTTCCATTGA
- a CDS encoding 16S rRNA (uracil(1498)-N(3))-methyltransferase: protein MVRLFVPLPEPAPAEVELTGERRHYLLHVLRLEAGDSLEVFDGKGRAFEARVTGVGAEAVWVTLGTARVAPARRAVSVLQGLPKGDKLEWVLQKGTELGATAFLPVATARSVVKLEPKRAEERTARWTKIVEEAARQCRRDDVPRVATPAPLLETARALAPGTVLLVLDEEESAVPLGEAFRAAGPGTPVALVVGPEGGLAREEVEALKGLGARGVTLGRRILRTETAALAALSVMMHLDGELG from the coding sequence GTGGTCCGCCTCTTCGTCCCGTTGCCCGAGCCCGCCCCCGCCGAGGTGGAGCTGACCGGCGAGCGCCGCCACTACCTCCTCCATGTCCTGCGGCTGGAGGCGGGGGACTCGCTGGAGGTCTTCGACGGCAAGGGCCGCGCCTTCGAGGCGCGCGTGACGGGCGTGGGCGCGGAGGCGGTGTGGGTGACGCTGGGCACCGCGCGCGTGGCCCCGGCGCGCCGGGCGGTGAGCGTGCTGCAGGGGCTGCCCAAGGGGGACAAGCTGGAGTGGGTGCTGCAGAAGGGCACGGAGCTGGGCGCGACGGCCTTCCTCCCCGTGGCGACGGCGCGCAGCGTGGTGAAGCTGGAGCCGAAGCGCGCGGAGGAGCGCACCGCGCGGTGGACGAAAATCGTGGAGGAGGCCGCGCGTCAGTGCCGGCGCGACGACGTGCCGCGCGTGGCCACACCGGCGCCATTGTTGGAGACGGCGCGCGCGCTGGCGCCGGGCACGGTGCTGCTGGTGCTGGACGAGGAGGAGTCCGCGGTGCCGCTGGGCGAGGCCTTCCGCGCGGCGGGCCCGGGCACGCCCGTGGCGCTGGTGGTGGGACCGGAGGGCGGGCTGGCGCGCGAGGAGGTGGAAGCACTCAAGGGACTGGGGGCTCGCGGTGTCACCCTGGGCCGGCGAATCCTCCGCACGGAGACGGCTGCCCTGGCGGCACTGTCCGTCATGATGCATCTGGACGGCGAACTCGGGTAG
- a CDS encoding GlsB/YeaQ/YmgE family stress response membrane protein has protein sequence MGIIAFIVIGLIAGLIARAILPGRQSMGLVATTLLGMVGSLVGGLVGSLFQRDGRLFDLHPSGIIMSVIGAIAVLLLVGAAGRRRVHA, from the coding sequence ATGGGGATCATCGCATTCATCGTCATCGGCCTCATCGCGGGTCTCATCGCCCGCGCCATCCTTCCGGGACGGCAGAGCATGGGTCTGGTGGCCACGACGTTGCTGGGCATGGTGGGCTCGCTCGTGGGCGGCCTGGTCGGCTCCCTCTTCCAGCGTGACGGGCGGCTGTTCGACCTGCATCCGTCGGGCATCATCATGTCGGTGATTGGCGCAATCGCGGTTCTCTTGTTGGTCGGGGCAGCGGGACGCCGGCGCGTACATGCCTAG